The following proteins are co-located in the Paludibaculum fermentans genome:
- a CDS encoding EAL and HDOD domain-containing protein: MFQEVHVARQAIYDRDNRPVAYELLFRALPDATCSLRNDELASWQVLSAGFLDIGLDSLLNGRRALVNVPRNMLLDERIYSLPADVIGLEILEDVVPDGEVLDMCRALRARGYLLVLDDYIGQAFSEPLLDVIDWVKVDLRALENGDSAKLARALKRRNLRLLAEKVETEEERDMALAAGYDYFQGYFLHRPKVVGGRSLTSNLQAKLKLLQLLGSSDFSLNKVRAIIESDVGLCYRLIQYSNSVRFGARHAITGLRQCLMRLGEDETRRWITIALLPTLAPGGSSEVTESALTRARMCELLTKDAGPLIFPAQAFMAGMFTLMDAVLRLPKPEVVEQLGLSKELSDALLHRGESALGTLLQLVEAYESCLPEELQPLCEQLGVTLEAASDAYIQALQWTAEVTGVQEPALQR, encoded by the coding sequence ATGTTTCAAGAAGTTCACGTCGCGCGGCAGGCAATTTACGACCGGGATAATAGACCCGTTGCATACGAACTGCTGTTTCGTGCGCTACCGGACGCCACGTGTTCTCTCCGGAACGATGAACTGGCCAGTTGGCAGGTCCTTTCGGCTGGCTTCCTCGATATTGGGTTGGACTCCCTGCTCAACGGCCGGCGCGCTCTGGTGAATGTACCGCGCAACATGCTTCTGGATGAGAGGATCTACTCCCTGCCTGCTGACGTGATCGGCCTTGAGATTCTGGAGGATGTGGTGCCGGATGGCGAGGTGCTGGACATGTGCCGGGCCCTGCGCGCCCGGGGTTACCTCCTTGTTCTCGACGACTATATCGGGCAGGCGTTCTCTGAGCCGTTGCTGGACGTGATCGATTGGGTGAAGGTCGATCTTCGGGCCCTGGAGAACGGCGATTCCGCGAAGCTGGCCCGAGCGCTCAAGCGTCGAAACTTGCGGTTGCTGGCGGAGAAGGTGGAAACGGAGGAAGAGCGGGATATGGCTCTGGCCGCCGGGTACGACTACTTTCAAGGCTACTTCCTGCATCGTCCCAAGGTAGTTGGCGGACGCTCCCTCACGTCCAACCTGCAAGCCAAGCTAAAGCTCCTCCAGTTACTGGGTTCCAGCGATTTCAGTCTGAACAAGGTCAGAGCCATCATCGAAAGCGACGTCGGGCTTTGCTATCGCCTGATTCAGTACTCCAATTCGGTCCGGTTTGGCGCCCGCCATGCGATTACTGGGCTGCGGCAATGCCTGATGAGGCTGGGCGAGGACGAGACCCGGCGCTGGATCACCATCGCCCTGCTGCCAACGCTGGCTCCGGGCGGCAGTTCCGAAGTCACTGAGTCCGCGCTGACACGGGCCCGCATGTGTGAACTGCTGACAAAAGATGCCGGTCCACTCATTTTTCCAGCGCAAGCGTTCATGGCCGGGATGTTCACGCTCATGGATGCGGTGCTGCGCTTGCCGAAGCCGGAGGTGGTGGAGCAACTGGGCTTGAGCAAGGAACTGTCGGACGCCCTCCTGCACCGCGGCGAAAGCGCGCTGGGCACGTTGCTCCAACTTGTCGAGGCCTATGAATCTTGCCTCCCGGAGGAACTGCAGCCCCTCTGCGAGCAACTGGGGGTCACTCTAGAGGCCGCCAGCGACGCGTATATTCAAGCGCTGCAGTGGACGGCGGAGGTCACAGGAGTGCAGGAACCGGCACTCCAGAGATAG
- a CDS encoding acetyl-CoA hydrolase/transferase family protein: MITRQSAAPARTISSEEAAALVRSGMWLDYGVGICQPDVFDHALAARRHDLENVKIRSCLTMRPRAVLETDPEGRHFHSFSWHFSAYDRHQHDRGRCHYTPQHVGEAPDYYRRFLAPIDIVILKTCPIDQDGYFNFSASNMWHRAAIESARLVIVEVSPTLPYACGHQNGVHVSEVDYIVEGDLQPTPELVNPQPSEIDRAVAHRIAAEIEDGSCLQIGIGGMPNAVCSLLQESGVRDLGVHTEMLTDGIVDLYRAGLITGARKTLDPGKIVYSFALGSAALYKAIDHNPDLVCHPVDYTNPPRQIMRNSRAVAINNTTQIDLQGQAASESDGHRHISGTGGQLQFVHGAYASPEGKSFICLASTYEQHGQHRSRIVLDLTPGNIVTTPRTDMMYVATEFGLVNLKGKSVAERAKALIGLAHPDFREDLERQAYENRLIPRGVSF; the protein is encoded by the coding sequence ATGATCACCAGGCAGTCCGCCGCACCGGCGCGAACCATTTCCAGCGAAGAAGCAGCAGCGCTCGTCCGCTCCGGCATGTGGCTCGACTACGGCGTGGGCATCTGCCAACCTGACGTCTTCGACCATGCCTTGGCCGCCCGACGCCACGACCTGGAGAACGTCAAAATACGCTCCTGCCTCACGATGCGCCCCCGCGCCGTCCTGGAGACCGATCCCGAGGGCCGCCACTTCCACTCCTTCAGCTGGCATTTTTCTGCCTACGACCGCCACCAGCACGACCGGGGACGCTGCCACTATACGCCCCAGCATGTGGGCGAAGCCCCCGACTACTACCGCCGCTTCCTCGCCCCGATTGATATCGTCATCCTGAAGACCTGCCCGATCGACCAGGACGGCTACTTCAATTTCAGTGCCTCCAACATGTGGCACCGGGCGGCGATCGAAAGCGCCCGGCTGGTCATCGTCGAAGTGAGCCCCACTCTGCCCTACGCCTGCGGCCACCAAAACGGCGTGCACGTCTCCGAAGTCGACTACATCGTCGAAGGCGACCTCCAGCCGACGCCGGAACTGGTCAACCCCCAACCCAGCGAAATCGATCGCGCCGTGGCGCACAGGATCGCCGCCGAGATCGAAGACGGCTCCTGCCTCCAAATCGGCATCGGGGGGATGCCGAACGCCGTCTGCTCGCTCCTCCAGGAAAGCGGTGTCCGTGACCTCGGCGTGCACACCGAAATGCTCACCGACGGCATTGTCGATCTCTATCGCGCCGGCCTGATCACGGGCGCCCGCAAAACCCTGGATCCCGGCAAAATCGTCTACAGCTTTGCCCTCGGCTCCGCCGCTTTGTACAAAGCCATCGACCACAACCCGGACCTCGTCTGCCATCCTGTCGACTACACCAACCCGCCGCGCCAGATCATGCGCAACTCCCGGGCCGTCGCCATCAACAACACCACCCAGATCGACCTGCAAGGTCAGGCCGCCTCGGAATCGGATGGCCACCGCCACATCAGCGGCACCGGGGGGCAACTCCAATTTGTGCACGGAGCCTACGCCTCCCCGGAAGGTAAATCCTTCATCTGCCTGGCCTCCACGTATGAACAGCACGGCCAGCATCGCAGCCGCATCGTCCTCGACCTCACCCCCGGCAACATCGTCACCACGCCCCGCACCGACATGATGTACGTTGCCACCGAATTCGGCCTGGTGAACCTGAAAGGCAAGTCCGTCGCAGAACGGGCCAAAGCCCTGATCGGCCTCGCCCACCCGGACTTTCGCGAGGACCTGGAGCGCCAGGCCTACGAGAACAGACTGATCCCCCGCGGAGTCTCGTTCTAA
- a CDS encoding alpha-amylase family protein has translation MPKSDLTRRSLLGTAAAVPMASATGQTASAAPGFVDILRPPDSITAQLEKEFAPLTKTGPRWSGRDISVEAEPHGGEIPICIEAPRAPLLRVHLRWRARVPVTWRVLNEQWERSYGDLEWRGLLGERILPWYFLAFDGRATHGYGVATGGNTFAFWQADPEGISLWLDVRNGGGAVQLGQRILEAAVVRLRKGTSGQSAFEAARQFCRVLCPKPRLAPAPTYGANNWYYAYGQNCSAAAILRDSEILKELSPSGGNRPFMVIDDGWQPTNTAGPWERGNAGFPDMAKLAADMKNLGVRPGIWTRPLYTTEAIPENARLRGSSKGHGFTIDPTVPEMAELIRQDTRRVASWGYELIKHDYSSYDLTGRWGFAMGAELTDAGWHFADRSRTNAEVVLAFYRSLREAAGSALLIGCNTFGHLGAGLFEIQRIGDDTSGRDFHRTRRMGVNTLAFRATQQDTFFGADADCVPITPEVPWALTARWLDLVARSGTPLFVSADPRTLTPEVKIAVKAALASAARKQPLAEPLDWMETTTPGRWRIQGKVVEYDWYGPEGGTPFPR, from the coding sequence ATGCCAAAATCCGACTTGACCCGCCGCTCGCTGCTAGGAACTGCCGCTGCCGTCCCTATGGCCTCCGCCACCGGCCAGACCGCCTCGGCCGCCCCAGGCTTCGTCGACATCCTCCGCCCACCCGACAGCATTACCGCGCAGTTGGAGAAGGAGTTCGCACCGCTGACAAAAACCGGCCCCCGCTGGTCCGGGCGGGATATTTCCGTCGAAGCCGAGCCTCACGGCGGCGAGATCCCGATCTGCATCGAAGCGCCGCGAGCACCCCTCCTGCGGGTCCACCTTCGCTGGCGTGCCCGCGTCCCCGTCACCTGGCGGGTGCTCAACGAACAATGGGAGCGCAGTTACGGCGACCTGGAATGGCGCGGTCTGCTGGGCGAACGCATCCTGCCGTGGTACTTCCTGGCCTTCGACGGGCGGGCCACTCACGGTTATGGAGTGGCTACTGGCGGCAACACCTTCGCATTCTGGCAGGCCGATCCTGAGGGGATTTCGCTTTGGCTGGACGTGCGGAATGGCGGCGGCGCGGTCCAACTCGGCCAACGGATCCTGGAAGCCGCTGTCGTCCGGCTCCGCAAGGGCACCTCCGGCCAATCGGCGTTCGAAGCGGCCCGCCAGTTCTGCCGGGTGCTCTGTCCGAAGCCGCGTCTGGCGCCAGCCCCCACCTATGGTGCGAACAACTGGTATTACGCTTACGGGCAGAATTGCTCTGCCGCCGCCATCCTGCGCGATTCTGAAATCCTGAAGGAGCTCTCGCCGTCCGGCGGCAACCGGCCGTTCATGGTCATCGATGACGGCTGGCAGCCGACGAATACCGCCGGCCCCTGGGAGCGCGGGAACGCCGGATTCCCCGACATGGCGAAACTGGCCGCGGACATGAAGAATCTCGGGGTGCGGCCCGGCATCTGGACCCGGCCTCTCTACACCACTGAGGCCATCCCGGAAAACGCCCGCCTTCGAGGATCCAGCAAAGGACACGGCTTCACGATCGACCCCACGGTCCCTGAAATGGCGGAGCTCATCCGGCAGGATACGCGCCGTGTCGCCTCCTGGGGGTACGAGTTGATCAAACACGACTACAGCAGCTACGATCTCACCGGACGCTGGGGTTTCGCCATGGGCGCCGAGCTGACCGACGCCGGGTGGCATTTCGCCGATCGCAGCAGGACAAACGCCGAAGTGGTGCTCGCCTTCTACCGGTCGCTTCGCGAGGCGGCCGGCAGTGCCCTGTTGATCGGCTGCAATACGTTTGGACACTTGGGCGCCGGGTTGTTCGAAATTCAGCGGATCGGCGACGACACCAGCGGCCGCGACTTCCACCGCACCCGCCGCATGGGCGTGAATACCCTCGCGTTCCGGGCGACGCAGCAGGACACTTTCTTCGGCGCCGATGCCGACTGCGTGCCCATCACTCCGGAGGTACCTTGGGCTCTGACGGCCCGCTGGCTCGACCTGGTCGCCCGCAGCGGAACGCCCCTGTTCGTCTCAGCCGATCCCCGAACTCTCACCCCGGAAGTAAAGATTGCCGTCAAAGCGGCGCTCGCATCGGCGGCCCGGAAGCAGCCCCTCGCTGAGCCGCTCGACTGGATGGAAACGACGACACCCGGTCGCTGGCGTATTCAGGGCAAGGTCGTCGAGTATGACTGGTATGGGCCGGAGGGTGGGACACCGTTTCCGAGGTGA
- a CDS encoding LPS-assembly protein LptD: protein MASLPKLVLAGAAFSLLSSLGWGQVYRSPILGPGPGSQQAAPPAKVEIPKLPRKDPPPPGIVVMRGIRQEKEGEVTHLRENAEVESSDYLLVADEIDYNEDLGIAEARGHVHFTNFLSGEQLWADRIDFSFKESSGTFYKVHGSAYGKIDQRPGILTTGNPFLFEGDWAEKFKDRYVLHDALITNCEMPNAWWTLRAPTIDLIPNERALAYKSWLRLKQIPLLYAPVFYKDLSSNARRSGFLTPNVGNSNRRGLMFGLGYFWAINRSYDLTYRPQYFTQRGLANTVDFRGKPTENSDFNAYVYGVRDRGLLQDDGTRVKQGGYIISVTGKALLPNGFYARGVFNYLSSLTFRQAFTESFNEAVVSEVNSVGFVKKDWSTYHLNLVFTRQQNFQSLAPGDTILVQKLPQLEFDSREKQINTKVLPLWISWDTSAGLVRRTQPLFQTRQSVQRFDAQPRIMTALHWKDIHLIPAFSIRETYYGASFRTAAEQQSGKEVTGNDLNRFTREFSADLILPTLERVFDAPKWIGSKVKHSIEPRASFRTVSGVKDFNRIIRFDEMDLLANTTEVEVSLANRLWAKTKSGEVLDFFSWELRQKRYLDPDFGGALIPGQRNVFLTSTDLTPYAFLDQIRHYSPIVSSMRIQPRPGFSVEWRDDYDPLRGKITNSSITADARVDNYFVSLGHNKVSCVPLVAVDPSQRDQFCADAPSGQLLSPPSNQLRGMIGLGQENRRGWNAGFLAIYDYKTATMQYANTQLTYNTSCCAFSGQFRRFNIGSRNENQFRVAFVIANIGSFGTLKRQERLF from the coding sequence ATGGCTTCCCTCCCTAAATTGGTGCTCGCGGGAGCGGCTTTCTCTCTGCTGTCCAGCTTGGGTTGGGGGCAGGTTTACCGGTCGCCCATTCTCGGTCCAGGACCCGGCTCGCAGCAAGCCGCCCCGCCCGCCAAGGTCGAGATCCCAAAGTTGCCTCGCAAGGATCCTCCTCCCCCTGGCATCGTCGTGATGCGCGGCATCCGTCAGGAGAAGGAAGGGGAAGTCACCCATCTGCGTGAAAACGCTGAGGTGGAGTCGAGCGACTACCTGCTGGTGGCGGACGAGATCGACTACAACGAGGACCTGGGCATCGCTGAGGCGCGCGGCCACGTCCACTTCACGAACTTCCTCAGCGGCGAGCAGTTGTGGGCCGATCGCATCGACTTCAGCTTCAAGGAAAGCTCTGGGACGTTCTATAAGGTCCACGGCTCGGCGTACGGCAAGATCGACCAGCGTCCAGGCATCCTGACCACCGGGAATCCCTTTTTATTTGAAGGTGATTGGGCGGAAAAGTTCAAGGATCGCTATGTCCTTCACGACGCCCTCATCACGAATTGCGAGATGCCGAATGCCTGGTGGACTCTGCGGGCGCCGACCATCGACCTGATCCCCAACGAACGTGCCTTGGCCTACAAGAGTTGGCTGCGCCTGAAGCAGATCCCGCTGCTCTACGCGCCCGTCTTCTATAAGGATCTTTCCAGCAATGCCCGGCGCAGCGGTTTCCTGACGCCCAACGTCGGCAACAGCAACCGGCGCGGGCTGATGTTCGGGTTAGGGTACTTCTGGGCGATCAACCGCAGCTACGACCTCACCTACCGCCCACAGTACTTCACCCAGCGGGGCTTGGCCAATACGGTCGACTTCCGCGGTAAGCCGACAGAGAATTCCGATTTCAATGCATACGTTTACGGTGTAAGAGATCGCGGGCTGCTGCAGGATGATGGGACCCGCGTGAAGCAGGGTGGCTACATCATCTCGGTGACCGGCAAGGCTCTCCTCCCGAACGGTTTCTACGCCCGTGGCGTTTTCAACTACTTGAGTAGCCTGACATTCCGGCAGGCCTTCACAGAGAGCTTTAACGAGGCGGTCGTATCTGAAGTAAATAGTGTTGGTTTTGTCAAGAAGGACTGGTCGACCTACCACTTGAATCTGGTCTTCACGCGCCAGCAGAACTTCCAGAGCCTAGCGCCTGGTGACACCATTCTGGTGCAGAAGTTGCCCCAGTTGGAGTTCGACAGCCGGGAGAAGCAGATCAATACGAAGGTGCTGCCCCTCTGGATCTCCTGGGACACCAGCGCGGGACTGGTACGGCGCACGCAGCCTCTGTTCCAAACCAGGCAGTCAGTGCAGCGGTTCGATGCGCAGCCGCGCATCATGACGGCCCTGCATTGGAAAGACATCCACCTGATCCCAGCCTTCTCGATCCGCGAGACCTACTACGGAGCTTCCTTTCGAACCGCAGCCGAGCAGCAGAGTGGCAAGGAGGTGACGGGCAATGACCTCAACCGCTTTACGCGGGAGTTTTCGGCGGACCTGATCCTGCCCACGCTCGAGCGGGTCTTTGATGCGCCTAAGTGGATCGGCTCCAAGGTGAAACACTCGATTGAGCCTCGGGCTTCATTCCGCACCGTCTCCGGTGTGAAGGACTTCAACCGCATCATCCGATTTGATGAAATGGATCTGCTGGCCAATACGACAGAGGTTGAGGTTTCACTGGCTAACCGGTTGTGGGCAAAGACGAAATCCGGCGAGGTGCTGGACTTCTTCAGTTGGGAACTGCGGCAGAAGCGGTATCTGGACCCGGACTTTGGCGGCGCGTTGATTCCCGGCCAGCGGAACGTCTTCCTTACCTCAACGGACCTGACCCCCTACGCGTTTCTGGACCAGATCCGCCATTACTCGCCGATCGTCTCGTCGATGCGCATTCAACCGCGTCCTGGCTTCAGCGTGGAGTGGCGCGACGACTACGATCCCTTGCGCGGCAAGATCACCAACAGCAGCATTACCGCCGACGCCCGCGTCGACAACTACTTCGTGTCGCTGGGACACAACAAGGTTTCCTGCGTGCCGCTGGTTGCGGTGGATCCCAGTCAGCGGGATCAGTTCTGCGCGGATGCTCCCTCGGGTCAACTGCTCTCTCCACCGTCGAATCAGCTGCGAGGCATGATCGGCTTGGGCCAGGAGAACCGCAGAGGCTGGAATGCCGGCTTCCTGGCGATCTACGATTACAAGACTGCCACGATGCAGTACGCGAATACGCAACTCACGTACAACACGAGCTGTTGCGCGTTTAGTGGTCAATTCAGGCGGTTTAACATCGGCTCGCGAAACGAGAATCAGTTCCGTGTGGCCTTTGTGATCGCAAACATCGGCAGCTTCGGCACGCTCAAACGGCAGGAGCGGCTTTTCTAG
- a CDS encoding RDD family protein yields MRCAKCQRRMDEGNGYYPIVDGAAAPELEYYPETVPAEAPQRLTTVHSNPTVARTGGRPVQPPLFPYREPRKVVGLEDYSAGQPAAPRQRTGTTQRTVARKQSAGQTAFDFESPAPPSKPFSREMNRRTDYPVAPVSLRGMAALFDAGLVLGMMGLFLLTVRLSLGMIPTGTAFYFCYGFATILIAGVYKLLFCMFGQVTLGLQGAHLQVVSFDGHRPTVTQRFVRMFSGWISLASVGMGVLWSLADRESLTWHDHISQTFLTHYDPEGEDEVEIAGQYR; encoded by the coding sequence ATGCGTTGCGCCAAGTGCCAGCGGCGCATGGACGAAGGAAACGGATACTATCCCATTGTTGACGGTGCGGCCGCACCAGAGCTCGAGTACTATCCCGAGACAGTGCCGGCCGAAGCGCCGCAGCGGCTGACGACAGTCCATTCCAATCCAACCGTAGCCCGGACCGGTGGCCGGCCCGTACAACCGCCTCTTTTCCCGTACCGTGAACCGCGTAAGGTTGTTGGCCTGGAAGATTACTCCGCCGGTCAACCGGCGGCCCCGCGCCAGCGCACCGGCACCACACAGAGGACTGTGGCCAGGAAACAGTCGGCGGGCCAGACGGCATTCGACTTCGAATCGCCCGCTCCGCCCAGCAAGCCGTTCAGCCGCGAGATGAATCGCCGCACCGATTATCCGGTGGCGCCCGTCTCCCTGCGGGGCATGGCAGCCCTCTTCGATGCCGGCCTGGTGCTCGGCATGATGGGTTTGTTCCTGCTTACCGTGCGCCTGTCGCTGGGCATGATTCCCACCGGCACCGCCTTCTATTTCTGCTACGGATTCGCCACTATCCTCATCGCCGGCGTCTACAAACTGCTCTTCTGCATGTTCGGCCAGGTGACCCTGGGTCTGCAGGGCGCGCACCTGCAGGTGGTCAGCTTCGACGGACACCGGCCCACGGTCACACAGCGCTTTGTACGCATGTTCTCCGGGTGGATCAGCCTGGCCAGCGTCGGCATGGGTGTTCTATGGTCCCTGGCCGATCGCGAATCGCTCACTTGGCACGACCACATTTCGCAGACGTTTTTAACCCACTACGACCCTGAGGGCGAAGACGAAGTCGAAATAGCCGGGCAGTACCGCTAG
- a CDS encoding polysaccharide pyruvyl transferase family protein — MLTRRRLFCAALASSAFAAPAKAIILRSSWQTVNIGDITHTPGVLRLLDQHLPEATVYLWPSSIDRSVEPMLRRAFPKLKIAKGGIGENGEPDTPELKEAFAATSLFIHGSAAGVSAQNHMHAWHSTTRGPYGCFGVTVTLSSEAASTAMDPKLKALLDGAAFVFTRETKSLENLKSSGVSAKTMGFAPDGTFSFDLRNDPAGDAFVKTNGLEPGRFIAVIPRLRLTPYHLIRKTNYTEAEIQRRTGINDRHKEEDHAKLREAIIAYVRKTGGKALLCPEMTYEIDIIDPLLYDPLPADVKANIVRRKTFWLPDEAASIYRHAAAVVSSECHSPIIAAAQGTPCMYIHQPEDGIKGQMWKDIGLGDWYFDVEQATGAAIAERLLTLTGRPEAARRKVKTAVEFAREKQRAGMQVVRQTWLG; from the coding sequence ATGCTCACGAGACGTCGCCTCTTCTGTGCAGCCCTGGCATCGTCGGCGTTCGCCGCTCCTGCCAAAGCGATTATTCTGCGTTCCAGCTGGCAGACCGTCAACATTGGCGACATCACCCATACGCCCGGTGTGTTGAGGCTGCTGGACCAGCATCTACCCGAGGCCACGGTCTACCTTTGGCCCAGTTCCATCGATCGCAGCGTCGAGCCGATGCTGCGCCGCGCCTTCCCGAAACTGAAGATCGCCAAGGGTGGTATCGGCGAAAACGGTGAACCCGATACACCGGAGCTGAAGGAGGCCTTCGCCGCTACCTCCCTCTTCATCCATGGCTCCGCGGCCGGCGTCTCCGCGCAGAACCACATGCATGCGTGGCATTCGACGACCCGGGGGCCGTACGGCTGCTTCGGCGTGACCGTGACTCTCTCCAGCGAGGCCGCCAGCACGGCCATGGATCCAAAGCTCAAGGCGCTGCTCGATGGCGCAGCCTTCGTCTTCACGCGCGAGACCAAGTCGCTCGAGAACCTCAAGTCATCGGGTGTTTCCGCAAAAACGATGGGCTTTGCGCCGGACGGAACCTTCAGCTTCGACCTGCGCAACGACCCGGCAGGCGACGCCTTCGTGAAAACCAACGGCCTGGAACCCGGACGGTTCATCGCCGTCATTCCGCGCCTGCGCCTGACGCCCTACCACCTCATCCGCAAAACCAACTACACCGAAGCCGAGATCCAGCGCCGCACCGGCATCAACGACCGCCACAAGGAAGAGGACCACGCGAAACTGCGCGAGGCCATCATCGCCTATGTCCGCAAAACCGGCGGCAAGGCACTGCTCTGTCCGGAAATGACGTACGAGATCGACATCATCGATCCGTTGCTCTACGACCCGCTGCCGGCGGATGTAAAGGCGAACATCGTACGCCGCAAGACGTTCTGGCTGCCCGACGAGGCCGCCTCCATCTATCGCCACGCGGCTGCCGTGGTCAGCAGCGAGTGCCACTCCCCCATCATCGCGGCGGCGCAGGGTACACCCTGCATGTACATTCACCAGCCCGAAGATGGGATCAAAGGCCAGATGTGGAAAGACATCGGCCTGGGCGATTGGTATTTCGATGTCGAGCAGGCCACGGGTGCGGCCATTGCGGAACGTCTACTGACCCTCACCGGCCGACCCGAAGCAGCCCGGCGCAAGGTGAAGACGGCCGTCGAATTCGCCAGGGAGAAACAGCGGGCCGGCATGCAGGTCGTCCGCCAAACCTGGCTGGGTTGA